Genomic segment of Populus nigra chromosome 6, ddPopNigr1.1, whole genome shotgun sequence:
tttttttattaacatgagtaTTCGGGCTAATTTATGCataccttaattaattttacatgtcctaaaattaacgatcatgtaaacctCAAGTGgttatcatattagcaaccacatgacTCAAATCTGAGACTACAAAGAGAGCAAACCCATTAGtttcaaactcttaccactgttaccatttattatataattatatttattgttttactgTTTATATTAGTAAGGATAGAGCTTCAATCAAAGTATCAGGCATCAACTGCCCTCGGGTTCATATGACGTCATTCAATGTCACGAGGTTTCTTcacattaattgtttttttaatgcacTTCATGTTTATTGCTATCGTAAAACATGTTGAACGGTTTCTCAATGTTTTAGTTTTCAGGGTCCTGTTTGAACAATCGGCAGATCTTTTGGTATTTTCAGTGCATCGGCAGCCTTGATGTTGTTGTGACAGtttatttctctaattttttgaaattcctTTAGCttttacgtttttttttattgcttagaattggggtgattattttcggtttgatttgatttttatcaaaaataaataacgaaactgattttttttaaactgaaaccggttcaaaccaaccggtttttgttcggtttggcttttaggacaaaaaccggtttggcttggtttttttttgatttttttctgtttgggttcggttcggttcggttttttcgatttctgacttataaaaccaaaaccaaaccaaactgatcagtttttttaaaattttaatcggttttttttacggttcagtatttttaattttttttttttaatttaatcagttttttaatttttttactcactAATGATTTAAAGTAGTAATTAATGCTTGGGTAGGTAACTGATATTtcataagaaattttaattttgctagcttaaaattttaatcggtttttttcacggttcagtatttttagttttttttttttaatttaatcagttttttaatttttttactcatgATTTAAAGTAGTAATTAATGCTCGGGTAGGTAACTGATATTtcataagaaattttaatttcgCTAGCTTAAAATACACGGAACATGTCATGCGAAATATACGGCACATGTTATGGTGGCCAGACCTCGGGAAGACCTCTTGTCATCATATTATGAGTCAATAACTTTTTaagtggtaaaaaaataataacctcCATATCCTAtaagtaatttgattttttggtaaaagttgtttttttttaattttctagattttagattttcatATGGAGTTTCGATgactataaataattaatattttgactCCTTTTTTAGTGGGATGGATCAtggaagagaggagaaaaagaaacccaggtaaaaaaatatgaaatctacgtcaaattaatttgtgtttaattgaCGTGGAGACCGAGAAATTTAGCAATTGACAAACTTGAAAtcattaacttgtcaaatctccCAGAACTAATGCAacgcttttgtttttaataggaattattttttgttttaaaataatatttaaaaattttatttttaatattaatatattaaaaaaatataaaaaattttcaactaATAATTTTGTCAGAAAACACTGTCAGCCACGAAAATAACATTCTTTGAgtccatttatttattaatatatcactagttgtttttgaaaatattttttatttaaaaatatattgaaataatattttttatttatttattttgatattaatatattaaaatattaaaataataaaaaaattgacagaacTTTCTCGCAGAATTGCTTGTTCAAGGACAAAAGGAATCATCAGAGATTCAGAGTTTCTTCCAAGTTataatactatttatttttttattggctttGGTAATCAATCACAATCACGGAAAAGAAACACCGGCTGTTTAGAAGAAAACGTCTCTGGTTTTGAAAAGTCAACGAACATGGTTGGACGACTTGTCTTCCACCGCCTTGGTTATTTGCTCTATAAAGCCCGGGTAAGCAGTTTGGGGCTGATCAGGAGAGGACCAGAAACAGGGAAATGTGTACTCTAGAGAAGAGGGGCGATATCTACATCCTCACTTTAACTGGCTCAGATGAGCACCGGTTAAACCCCACCCTCATTGACTCCATCCGCTCAGCTCTGCGTCGTGTTCGCGCCGAGCCAGCTTCCCCATCCTCAGCTCTCGTCACTATAGCCGAAGGCAGGTTCTTCTCCAATGGATTTGATCTTGCCTGGGCGCAATCATCCCAACCACGTCGCGAGCTCATGTCTGCAAAGCTCCAGTTACTGGTAAAGGAATTGATATCTCTGCCCATGCCAACAATAGCTTCAGTCACTGGCCATGCATCAGCTGCTGGAATGATCTTAGCTCTGAGCCATGACTATGTGCTCATGAGGAAGGACAGGGGGTTTCTTTACATGAGCGAGCTTGATATTGGACTTGTGTTGCCGGATTGGTTCATGGTATTATTGAAGTGCAAGATTGGAGATGCCAGAGTCAGGAGCGAGGTAGTTTTGACAGCCGCAAAATTGACAGCAGAGATGGCTGCA
This window contains:
- the LOC133696833 gene encoding enoyl-CoA delta isomerase 1, peroxisomal-like, translating into MCTLEKRGDIYILTLTGSDEHRLNPTLIDSIRSALRRVRAEPASPSSALVTIAEGRFFSNGFDLAWAQSSQPRRELMSAKLQLLVKELISLPMPTIASVTGHASAAGMILALSHDYVLMRKDRGFLYMSELDIGLVLPDWFMVLLKCKIGDARVRSEVVLTAAKLTAEMAAVRGIVHSAHDGAEETVEAAIRLGQELVKRGWDGNVYGKNRMVVLKEVLEKIGTVPGESKTMSKL